The following coding sequences lie in one Trichoderma breve strain T069 chromosome 1, whole genome shotgun sequence genomic window:
- a CDS encoding mitochondrial biogenesis AIM24 domain-containing protein, giving the protein MSGQQQHFYPPPPGAGAGQAPPPQQQQQYAPPPQQYQSPPQQHQYAPPPTSPPANQTQFYPPPQGTPGQAPSYAPPPQHTPSPQIQQPSPGHYPPPPGSQPPQHQHSQSQQLNLAVRPAATPDSGHYQQQQQHQQQAPPQFSPPPFPQQQQNAPYPQEKPPVQTAPTQAGGAPPPTNFVGAVATTDDVGTFNGGSYRISHRDTNTILTVQLAMGAPLHAKPGAMVAMSPTITLKGNVKFSVKKIIAGGELASSTYTGPGELILAPASLGDITSIRLSGKEQWSVGHDAYLASTQAVVKDYKRQGLGKAIFSGEGLFVYKISGTGLLWVSSFGAIIRKDLQQGEKYIVDNGHLVAWNTSYVLERVASGGIISGLSSGEGLVCKFTGPGTVFLQTRNPREFAAFIGGIAPQNA; this is encoded by the exons atgtctggccagcagcaacactTCTACCCGC CTCCTCCCGGCGCAGGCGCAGGACAAG CACCACcgccccagcagcagcagcaatacgctcctcctccccagcAGTATCAATCGCCgccccagcagcatcaatatGCGCCGCCTCCGACTTCACCTCCCGCGAACCAGACACAGTTCTACCCTCCTCCCCAGGGAACGCCGGGACAAGCGCCTAGCTATGCTCCTCCGCCCCAGCATACGCCGTCTCCCCAGATCCAACAGCCCTCGCCGGGCCATTATCCCCCTCCTCCCGGGAGCCAGCCTCCCCAGCATCAGCATTCGCAATCGCAGCAGCTGAACTTGGCTGTGCGTCCAGCGGCGACTCCCGACTCTGGCCACtaccaacagcaacag cagcatcagcaacaaGCACCGCCTCagttttctcctcctccgttccctcagcagcagcagaatgcTCCGTATCCCCAGGAGAAGCCGCCCGTTCAGACAGCACCAACCCAGGCCGGTGGAGCTCCACCGCCGACCAACTTTGTTGGGGCTGTCGCGACGACCGATGATGTTGGCACCTTTAATGGAGGAAGCTATCGCATCAGCCATCGGGATACTAATACGATTTTGACTGTCCAGTTGGCCATGGGCGCCCCATTGCATGCAAAGCCAG GTGCCATGGTCGCCATGTCTCCCACAATCACCCTCAAGGGTAATGTCAAGTTCAGCGTCAAGAAGATCATTGCAGGCGGAGAGCTCGCAAGCTCTACTTACACAGGGCCGGGAGAGCTCATTCTCGCGCCCGCCTCTTTGGGAGACATTACGAGCATAAGATTGAGCGGCAAAGAGCAGTGGTCGGTGGGACACGATGCCTATTTGGCCTCTACTCAGGCTGTCGTCAAAGACTACAAGAGACAAGGTCTGGGCAAGGCCATCTTCAGTGGCGAGGGTCTGTTTGTCTACAAGATATCTGGAACTGGTCTGCTCTGGGTTTCGAGTTTCGGCGCTATCATTAGGAAAGAT CTTCAACAAGGCGAAAAGTACATTGTAGATAACGGTCATCTTGTGGCGTGGAATACCAGCTACGTCCTGGAACGTGTAGCTTCTGGCGGCATTATCTCTGGCCTTTCCTCCGGAGAAGGCCTTGTTTGCAAGTTTACTGGTCCCGGCACCGTCTTCCTGCAAACCAGAAACCCAAGAGAGTTTGCCGCCTTTATCGGCGGCATCGCTCCCCAGAACGCCTAA